Proteins from one Mycolicibacter virginiensis genomic window:
- a CDS encoding SDR family NAD(P)-dependent oxidoreductase, with the protein MTDLSGKVALVTGASSGLGAATAQLLARRGATVFGLARDAERLATVFADVPGGQYAPTDISTAAACAAAVEQCVAQFGRLDVLVNVAGAHQMRHTLAVTDDEWAHDLAVNLNGPFFLCRAALPHLLETAGNIVNVASIAGVEGQAYSAGYCAAKHGLVGLTRALAVEFTAEKLRVNAVCPGGMLTPQVTNFQLPEGADVNLIMRVASPRGMSAPSDVAEVIAFLASDAAAAVHGAVYMTDNGKTAG; encoded by the coding sequence ATGACCGATCTGTCAGGCAAAGTGGCGCTGGTGACCGGCGCGTCGTCGGGCCTGGGCGCGGCGACCGCCCAACTGTTGGCCCGACGCGGCGCGACGGTGTTCGGGTTGGCGCGCGACGCCGAGCGGCTGGCCACGGTATTCGCCGACGTACCCGGCGGGCAGTACGCCCCCACCGACATCAGCACCGCGGCGGCCTGTGCGGCGGCCGTCGAGCAATGCGTCGCGCAGTTCGGTCGACTCGATGTGCTGGTCAACGTCGCCGGCGCCCATCAGATGCGCCACACGCTGGCTGTTACCGACGACGAGTGGGCCCACGATCTGGCGGTCAACCTCAACGGACCGTTCTTCTTGTGCCGCGCGGCGCTGCCACACCTGTTGGAGACCGCCGGCAACATCGTCAACGTCGCCTCGATCGCCGGCGTGGAAGGGCAGGCGTACTCGGCGGGCTACTGCGCGGCGAAGCACGGACTCGTCGGGCTCACTCGCGCGTTGGCCGTGGAGTTCACCGCAGAGAAGCTGCGGGTCAACGCGGTCTGCCCGGGCGGGATGCTGACCCCGCAGGTGACCAACTTCCAGCTCCCTGAGGGCGCCGACGTCAACCTGATCATGCGGGTTGCCTCGCCGCGCGGGATGAGCGCCCCGAGTGACGTGGCCGAAGTGATCGCCTTTTTGGCCAGCGATGCCGCTGCCGCGGTGCACGGCGCGGTCTACATGACCGACAACGGGAAGACGGCCGGCTAG
- the crcB gene encoding fluoride efflux transporter CrcB has product MSWLLVIAGAALGAPLRYLTDRYVQARHDSTFPWGTFTANVLGSLVLGVLMGAASTGDQRLHLLVGTGLCGALTTYSTFSYETLQLAGVGARLYALANLVLTLTCGLGAYYVGNVAAQAI; this is encoded by the coding sequence GTGAGCTGGCTGCTGGTCATCGCCGGCGCCGCGCTGGGGGCGCCGCTGCGGTACCTGACCGACCGATACGTTCAAGCCCGCCACGATTCCACTTTCCCGTGGGGAACGTTCACCGCCAACGTGCTGGGCAGTCTGGTCCTGGGCGTGCTCATGGGCGCCGCGAGCACCGGCGACCAACGGCTGCACCTGTTGGTCGGCACCGGTCTGTGCGGCGCGCTGACCACCTACTCGACCTTCTCCTACGAGACCCTGCAGTTGGCCGGCGTGGGTGCGCGACTGTACGCACTGGCCAATCTGGTGCTCACCTTGACCTGCGGACTGGGCGCCTACTACGTCGGCAATGTCGCGGCACAAGCGATTTGA
- a CDS encoding acyl-CoA dehydrogenase family protein: MSFSIELSDDVIEVRDWVHQFAAEVVRPAAAEWDEREETPWPVIQEAAKIGLYSPELFATQAAEPSGIGMLTVFEELFWGDAGIALSILGTGLAAAALAGNGTPEQLGQWLPEMFGTADDPKLGAFCSSEPDAGSDVGAIRTRARFDEATREWVLNGTKTWATNGGIANVHIVVASVYPELGSRGQTSFVIPPGTPGLAQGQKFKKHGIRASHTAEIVLDNVRLPEDMILGGREKFEERVARVKSGASAGGQAAMKTFERTRPTVGAMAVGVARAAYEYALEYACQREQFGRKIGEFQAVAFKLADMKSRIDAARLMVWRAGWMGRNNKAFDNAEGSMAKLFASETAVYVTDEAIQILGGNGYTRDYPVERMHRDAKIFTIFEGTSEIQRLVIARALTGLPLR, encoded by the coding sequence ATGTCGTTCTCGATAGAGCTCAGCGATGACGTGATCGAGGTGCGGGACTGGGTCCACCAGTTCGCCGCCGAGGTCGTCCGCCCGGCCGCCGCCGAATGGGATGAGCGGGAAGAGACGCCGTGGCCGGTTATCCAGGAGGCGGCCAAGATCGGCCTGTACTCACCGGAGCTGTTCGCCACTCAGGCCGCCGAACCCAGCGGGATCGGCATGCTTACGGTGTTCGAGGAGCTGTTCTGGGGTGACGCCGGCATCGCACTGTCGATTCTGGGCACCGGCCTGGCGGCAGCGGCCCTGGCAGGCAACGGAACTCCCGAGCAGTTGGGCCAATGGCTGCCCGAGATGTTCGGCACCGCCGATGACCCCAAGCTCGGGGCCTTCTGTTCCTCGGAACCGGATGCCGGATCAGACGTCGGCGCGATCCGGACCCGTGCCCGCTTCGACGAAGCCACCCGCGAATGGGTGCTCAACGGCACCAAGACCTGGGCCACCAACGGCGGCATCGCCAACGTGCACATCGTGGTCGCCTCGGTCTATCCCGAGCTCGGCTCGCGCGGCCAGACCAGCTTCGTCATCCCGCCCGGCACTCCGGGCCTGGCGCAGGGGCAGAAGTTCAAGAAGCACGGCATCCGGGCCTCGCACACCGCCGAGATCGTCCTGGACAACGTCCGCCTGCCCGAGGACATGATCCTCGGCGGTCGGGAGAAGTTCGAAGAGCGCGTCGCCCGCGTCAAGTCCGGCGCCTCGGCCGGCGGGCAGGCGGCGATGAAGACCTTCGAGCGCACCCGACCGACCGTCGGCGCGATGGCGGTCGGGGTGGCCCGCGCGGCCTACGAGTACGCCCTCGAATACGCCTGCCAGCGTGAGCAGTTCGGGCGCAAGATCGGCGAGTTCCAGGCCGTGGCGTTCAAGCTGGCCGACATGAAGAGTCGCATCGACGCCGCCCGGCTCATGGTGTGGCGGGCCGGGTGGATGGGGCGCAACAACAAGGCCTTCGACAACGCCGAGGGCTCGATGGCCAAGCTGTTCGCCAGTGAGACCGCCGTCTACGTCACCGACGAGGCGATCCAGATCCTCGGCGGCAACGGCTACACCCGCGACTACCCGGTCGAGCGGATGCACCGCGACGCCAAGATCTTCACCATCTTCGAAGGCACCAGCGAGATCCAGCGGTTGGTCATCGCGCGAGCGCTGACCGGCCTGCCGCTGCGCTGA
- a CDS encoding pyridoxamine 5'-phosphate oxidase family protein translates to MELNPGPAATRPVLPEGYGLPSSTEGLLSWPEVEQHLTVSQHYWLTTVRPDGTPHSVPRWGVWLDGRFYYDGAPTTRHARNLQDNPACTLTLESGTQVVIVEGVSTATSADPGDLGARLASAFEKYHPQYAPAADAWAGPDGGGLRMIIPRRALAWFAFPTDCTRFVFSGHTP, encoded by the coding sequence ATGGAACTGAATCCCGGCCCCGCCGCGACACGTCCCGTCCTGCCGGAGGGCTACGGGTTGCCGAGTTCGACAGAGGGTTTGTTGAGCTGGCCAGAAGTCGAACAGCACTTGACTGTGTCACAGCACTATTGGCTGACCACGGTGCGCCCGGACGGCACCCCACACTCCGTGCCGCGTTGGGGTGTGTGGCTCGACGGCCGGTTCTATTACGACGGCGCACCAACCACCCGCCACGCGCGCAACCTGCAGGACAACCCGGCCTGCACCCTGACGCTGGAAAGCGGTACGCAGGTGGTGATCGTCGAGGGAGTCTCCACCGCGACCTCGGCAGACCCCGGCGACCTCGGTGCCCGGTTGGCGAGCGCGTTTGAGAAATACCATCCGCAGTACGCTCCCGCTGCCGATGCCTGGGCGGGGCCGGACGGCGGCGGGCTGCGGATGATCATCCCGCGGCGGGCGCTGGCCTGGTTCGCGTTCCCGACCGACTGCACCCGCTTCGTTTTCTCCGGTCACACGCCCTGA